Proteins encoded within one genomic window of Synechococcus sp. PCC 7335:
- the rpaB gene encoding response regulator transcription factor RpaB, translating to MESVKEKILVVDDEASIRRILETRLSMIGYDVVTAADGEEALDTFRNTIPDLVVLDVMMPKLDGYGVCQELRKESDIPIIMLTALGDVADRITGLELGADDYVVKPFSPKELEARIRSVLRRVEKTGASGIPSSGVITINNIRIDTNKRQVYKGDERIRLTGMEFSLLELLVSRSGEPFSRSEILQEVWGYTPERHVDTRVVDVHISRLRAKLEDDPSNPELILTARGTGYLFQRIVEPGEE from the coding sequence TTGGAAAGCGTTAAAGAAAAAATCTTAGTTGTTGATGATGAAGCTAGCATCCGTCGTATTTTAGAAACTCGTCTTTCCATGATTGGCTACGACGTAGTCACTGCCGCCGATGGTGAAGAAGCCCTAGATACCTTCCGCAACACTATCCCAGATTTAGTCGTTTTAGATGTGATGATGCCGAAGCTAGACGGCTATGGCGTTTGCCAAGAGCTCCGAAAAGAATCGGATATTCCTATTATCATGCTGACTGCGCTAGGCGATGTTGCTGATCGAATCACTGGGCTAGAGCTAGGCGCCGATGACTATGTCGTCAAACCCTTCTCTCCAAAAGAATTAGAAGCTCGTATTCGTTCTGTCCTACGCCGAGTTGAAAAGACAGGCGCCTCTGGCATTCCTAGCTCTGGCGTGATCACAATCAACAATATTCGCATCGATACCAACAAGCGTCAGGTATACAAAGGCGATGAACGAATTCGTCTGACAGGCATGGAGTTCAGCCTGTTAGAGCTACTCGTAAGCCGTTCAGGAGAACCGTTTTCTCGTTCTGAAATTTTACAAGAGGTCTGGGGCTATACCCCCGAACGCCATGTCGATACCCGGGTAGTTGATGTTCATATCTCCCGGCTAAGGGCCAAGCTAGAAGATGATCCTAGTAACCCCGAACTGATCTTGACAGCCAGAGGCACTGGCTATCTATTCCAGCGAATTGTTGAACCCGGTGAAGAATAA
- a CDS encoding TrmH family RNA methyltransferase encodes MIQFSFVLVEPGEAGNIGAAARAINTMGYTDLRLVRPKADHLSGIARAMAHGSEHILENAPQYEDLAGALDGIDLACASTARHRMQKYHYVSVRDLPDLLEAKGHLVSTVAIVFGSERSGLSNQDIQTCDLVTTIPQITPQPSLNLAQAVMIYSFMLSQSQTQVQIADQRLNRDSVSTEQYAHLKSALRTTMAQVGLHQRTQNYVIKAIARLGYEDLALIQQIRTFVDNKINNQISDQ; translated from the coding sequence GTGATTCAGTTTTCGTTTGTTTTAGTAGAACCCGGCGAGGCAGGTAATATTGGCGCAGCGGCGCGAGCAATCAATACTATGGGCTATACAGATCTGCGCCTGGTTCGTCCCAAAGCCGATCACCTTAGTGGGATTGCTCGTGCGATGGCTCATGGTTCAGAACACATCCTAGAAAACGCTCCCCAGTACGAAGATCTTGCTGGCGCGCTAGACGGCATTGACTTAGCCTGTGCATCTACCGCTCGCCACCGTATGCAAAAGTATCACTACGTATCGGTTCGAGATCTGCCTGATCTGCTTGAAGCTAAAGGTCACCTCGTCTCGACTGTTGCCATTGTTTTTGGTAGTGAACGCTCAGGACTGAGTAACCAAGATATTCAGACGTGCGATTTAGTGACGACAATTCCTCAGATCACTCCGCAGCCGTCATTGAATCTTGCACAGGCAGTGATGATTTATAGCTTTATGCTTTCACAATCGCAGACTCAGGTGCAGATAGCCGATCAAAGATTAAACCGAGATTCTGTATCGACAGAACAATATGCCCATCTCAAAAGTGCTTTGCGAACAACCATGGCGCAAGTAGGACTACATCAGCGCACCCAAAACTACGTTATAAAAGCGATCGCAAGACTTGGCTACGAAGATCTTGCCTTGATTCAACAAATTCGTACGTTTGTAGACAACAAGATCAACAACCAAATTAGCGATCAATAG
- a CDS encoding tocopherol cyclase family protein: MNETPHSGYHWRGQSERFFEGWYLRVTLSAIAQTFAFMYSIDDPAGDSPHSGGAAQILGPDESYYCRTFPNVHRFKASLQYLSVGHQRAVNPASDEGYQFTAYSHRGKLLTPSGAAQAEWEYAIEPISTWGESERPKATAGWLSYPSVFEPGWQVLMAHGLASGQIHWQGKTYDFKDMPAYAEKNWGGAFPSKWFWLQCNAFTDAPGLSVTAAGGIRNVLFLKENVGLIGIHYQGKFYEFLSTKIAFTWTIDPWGYWHLVARDYRYRVEITGRASDEGAYVRVPTREGLQWLCRDTTHGELRVQLWLANGQVIVDTFSDLAGLEVGGAPWKEAWIVES, from the coding sequence ATGAACGAAACGCCCCACAGCGGCTATCACTGGCGCGGCCAGTCAGAACGTTTTTTTGAGGGTTGGTATCTGCGAGTGACTTTGAGTGCGATCGCACAGACCTTTGCCTTTATGTACTCCATCGACGATCCAGCAGGAGATAGCCCTCATAGCGGCGGCGCAGCTCAAATCCTCGGACCAGACGAATCCTACTACTGCCGAACCTTTCCAAATGTGCATCGGTTCAAGGCAAGTCTTCAGTATCTCTCTGTTGGCCATCAGCGAGCAGTCAATCCGGCCTCAGACGAAGGCTACCAGTTCACAGCCTACTCGCACCGAGGCAAACTTCTAACACCATCCGGCGCTGCGCAAGCAGAATGGGAATATGCGATCGAGCCTATCTCCACCTGGGGAGAATCAGAAAGGCCAAAGGCAACCGCTGGATGGCTATCCTACCCATCTGTCTTTGAACCAGGCTGGCAGGTGCTGATGGCGCATGGCTTAGCTTCTGGGCAGATACATTGGCAGGGAAAGACCTATGACTTCAAAGATATGCCTGCCTACGCGGAAAAAAACTGGGGCGGCGCTTTTCCATCTAAATGGTTTTGGCTACAGTGCAATGCCTTCACCGACGCGCCAGGATTGAGCGTTACCGCAGCAGGTGGCATACGCAATGTGCTTTTTCTAAAAGAAAACGTGGGTCTAATCGGCATTCATTACCAGGGTAAGTTCTACGAGTTCTTGTCGACAAAGATAGCCTTCACCTGGACGATAGATCCTTGGGGCTACTGGCATCTAGTAGCCCGCGACTATCGCTATCGAGTTGAGATCACAGGCCGCGCATCTGACGAAGGTGCCTATGTGCGTGTACCGACCCGCGAAGGCTTACAGTGGTTGTGCAGAGACACAACGCACGGGGAACTGCGAGTGCAGCTATGGCTAGCTAACGGTCAAGTGATTGTAGATACGTTCAGCGATTTAGCTGGGTTAGAAGTAGGTGGCGCGCCGTGGAAGGAAGCTTGGATAGTTGAAAGCTGA
- the radA gene encoding DNA repair protein RadA — protein MAKTRSIYICNACGAESRQHFGKCPTCGTWNSLVEQVVESQLAASTRPSMKSRTSSTRRKKVPPVPRLSLRFDQIQDHPQTRIPSGYHELDRVLGGGIVPGSLVLLGGDPGIGKSTLLLQTANQLAKGTPILYVCAEESGQQVKLRSLRLGINQSEQSNGIQENLYLLPETNLETILEELDSLRPKVAVIDSIQALFYSALTSAPGSVAQVRECTSALMQLAKKENISLFIVGHVTKEGAIAGPKVLEHLVDTVLYFEGDRFASHRLLRSVKNRFGATHELGVFEMVDKGLEEVLNPSELFMSNQEENVPGVATIVACEGTRPLVVELQSLVSPTSYSSPRRSTTGIEYNRLLQILAVLEKRVGIPLSKLDAYVASSGGLNVGEPAADLGIAVAVAASFRDRIIDPELVLIGEVGLGGQIRPVSQMELRLKEAAKLGFKRALVPKSQGRNDLGMEVTEVGRVIDAIATALANSIQHEPQTASVED, from the coding sequence ATGGCTAAGACCCGTTCTATCTATATATGTAATGCCTGTGGCGCAGAGTCGCGTCAGCACTTTGGCAAGTGTCCTACCTGTGGTACCTGGAATTCTCTTGTTGAGCAGGTGGTTGAGTCTCAGCTGGCGGCGAGCACTCGTCCTAGTATGAAATCGCGCACGAGTAGTACTCGGCGCAAGAAAGTACCTCCTGTGCCTCGGCTGTCGCTAAGGTTTGATCAGATTCAGGACCATCCTCAAACGCGGATTCCTTCTGGCTATCACGAACTAGATCGCGTCTTGGGTGGGGGTATCGTGCCCGGATCTTTGGTGTTGCTAGGAGGAGATCCAGGTATCGGCAAATCCACGCTGCTTTTGCAAACAGCGAACCAGCTCGCGAAGGGCACGCCGATTCTTTACGTGTGTGCAGAAGAATCTGGGCAGCAGGTGAAGCTGCGATCGCTCCGCTTGGGGATCAACCAGAGTGAGCAGTCGAACGGTATTCAAGAAAATTTGTATCTCCTACCAGAAACGAACCTAGAAACTATTCTCGAAGAACTCGATTCGCTGCGGCCTAAGGTTGCCGTTATCGACAGTATTCAAGCTTTGTTCTATTCAGCACTGACCTCTGCACCAGGATCAGTTGCACAGGTTCGAGAATGTACATCGGCGCTAATGCAGCTAGCAAAAAAAGAGAACATTTCTCTGTTTATTGTGGGACATGTGACCAAAGAAGGGGCAATCGCCGGACCAAAAGTGTTGGAGCATCTAGTCGATACTGTTTTGTACTTTGAAGGTGATCGCTTTGCGAGTCATCGCCTACTGCGCTCTGTAAAGAACAGATTTGGCGCAACTCACGAACTGGGTGTGTTTGAGATGGTGGATAAGGGTTTAGAAGAAGTGCTCAATCCTTCTGAGCTATTTATGAGCAATCAAGAAGAGAATGTCCCTGGCGTAGCTACGATTGTTGCCTGTGAAGGGACGCGGCCCCTAGTAGTGGAATTGCAGTCTTTAGTCAGTCCGACTAGCTATAGTTCACCGCGGCGCTCGACCACAGGAATCGAATACAACAGATTGCTACAAATTCTTGCAGTTTTAGAGAAAAGAGTGGGCATTCCGCTTTCAAAACTAGATGCGTATGTGGCGTCTTCGGGGGGATTGAACGTAGGCGAACCGGCGGCAGATTTAGGGATTGCGGTGGCAGTAGCGGCGAGTTTTCGCGATCGCATTATCGACCCAGAGTTGGTTTTAATTGGCGAAGTGGGCTTGGGCGGCCAGATTCGCCCCGTCTCTCAGATGGAGCTGCGGCTAAAAGAAGCCGCGAAGCTAGGATTCAAGCGGGCGCTGGTGCCGAAAAGTCAGGGTCGGAATGATTTGGGTATGGAAGTGACTGAGGTTGGACGGGTGATTGATGCGATCGCCACTGCCCTAGCTAATTCAATCCAACACGAACCTCAGACAGCCTCCGTAGAAGACTAA
- a CDS encoding beta-ketoacyl-ACP synthase III produces the protein MTQQTYGVAFVGSGSAQLEAVLTNDQLAQVVDTSDEWIATRTGIRQRHIANEGESIRSLAAEAVASAIAQANLEPTDIDLILLATSTPDDLFGSACQIQAEVGATRAVAFDITAACSGFVFALVTAAQFIRAGAYQNVVVVGADILSRLTDWSDRRTCVLFGDGAGAIVMQRCSEDRLLSFEMHSDGSQNDCLTAHYQKASKPLVDDITIQTGQYHPVTMNGREVYRFAVKRVPEVLEKSLFHAGLSTDDIDWLILHQANQRILDAAAQRLGIPGDRVVSNMARHGNTDAASIPIALDEWVRKGKIKAGDTLALSGFGAGLSWGAAILKWGSVENK, from the coding sequence ATGACCCAGCAAACTTACGGTGTCGCTTTCGTCGGTAGCGGCTCAGCTCAGCTTGAGGCGGTGCTGACTAACGATCAGCTCGCTCAGGTGGTGGATACTTCAGATGAATGGATAGCGACTCGTACAGGCATTCGGCAAAGACATATTGCGAACGAAGGGGAGTCTATTCGCTCTTTAGCTGCAGAGGCGGTGGCCAGCGCGATCGCCCAGGCAAATCTTGAGCCTACTGACATCGATCTCATTCTTCTAGCGACTTCTACGCCCGACGATCTATTCGGCTCAGCCTGTCAAATTCAAGCGGAAGTTGGCGCTACCCGGGCCGTTGCTTTTGATATTACCGCCGCTTGCTCTGGGTTTGTATTTGCCTTAGTCACGGCTGCTCAGTTTATTCGCGCAGGCGCTTATCAGAATGTGGTAGTGGTCGGCGCAGATATCTTGTCGCGACTGACGGATTGGAGCGATCGCAGAACCTGCGTTCTTTTTGGCGATGGTGCTGGAGCCATTGTGATGCAGCGCTGCTCTGAAGACCGTCTCTTGAGCTTTGAGATGCACAGTGACGGTAGCCAGAACGATTGTCTCACCGCACACTATCAGAAAGCATCGAAGCCGCTAGTAGACGATATCACTATTCAAACAGGTCAGTATCATCCCGTTACTATGAACGGCCGAGAGGTATACCGCTTTGCTGTTAAGCGAGTACCCGAAGTCTTAGAAAAGTCTCTCTTTCATGCTGGACTTTCTACTGACGATATTGACTGGCTGATTTTGCACCAGGCTAATCAGCGGATACTAGATGCTGCGGCCCAGCGGCTAGGGATTCCAGGCGATCGCGTCGTTAGCAATATGGCCAGGCATGGTAATACCGACGCCGCCTCTATTCCTATCGCTTTGGACGAGTGGGTGCGCAAGGGCAAAATCAAAGCAGGCGATACGCTTGCACTTTCAGGCTTTGGAGCTGGGCTTTCCTGGGGAGCCGCCATCCTCAAATGGGGCTCTGTAGAGAACAAATAA
- a CDS encoding ABC transporter substrate-binding protein: MKSFLESTCQPNKSPCRLLGLALGSLFLLSSCNNTSTESAENTVTVLGVVVGEQQEKLEQALAPFEEETGIDVVYEGTDAFATLLPVRVESGDAPDLAMFPQPGLLADFARAGQLIPLNSFMDSSTLSDAYPDTWLELGSVDDEAYGIWYRASVKSLVWYRPTAFEEAGYDIPSTWSELIALSDQIVADGATPWCIGLESGDASGWPGTDWVEDIMLRTAGPEAYSQWVEHDLPFNSPEVVNAFNEFGEILLNPEYVNGGAVGAVSTPFGDSPQGIFNEPPSCYMHRQANFIATFFPEETEPRVDYDVFPLPEIDPRFGTPILVAGDAFGMFNDTPEARALMEYLATPQPHEIWAGLGGFISPHKQVSTDAYPDITSQKIAQILADADVVSFDGSDMMPGAVGTGTFWSGIIDFAVGESAEDVTDSIENSWPE; this comes from the coding sequence ATGAAGTCCTTCTTAGAATCCACTTGCCAACCTAACAAGTCTCCCTGTCGACTTTTAGGGCTTGCGCTAGGCTCACTCTTTTTGCTTTCTAGCTGCAATAATACCTCTACCGAGTCAGCTGAAAACACCGTTACCGTACTAGGCGTGGTGGTTGGGGAGCAACAAGAAAAATTAGAGCAAGCCCTAGCCCCGTTTGAGGAAGAAACTGGCATTGATGTCGTCTACGAAGGCACCGATGCCTTTGCCACTCTGCTACCCGTCCGGGTGGAATCAGGCGATGCGCCCGATCTAGCCATGTTCCCACAGCCTGGCCTGCTTGCCGACTTTGCCAGGGCCGGACAGCTCATTCCACTCAACAGTTTTATGGATAGCAGTACGCTAAGTGATGCCTATCCAGATACTTGGCTAGAGCTAGGCAGTGTTGACGACGAAGCCTACGGTATCTGGTATAGAGCTTCTGTAAAAAGCCTGGTATGGTATCGACCCACCGCTTTTGAAGAAGCTGGTTACGATATCCCATCGACTTGGTCAGAACTGATTGCGCTAAGCGATCAGATCGTCGCTGATGGCGCTACCCCCTGGTGTATTGGTCTAGAAAGTGGCGATGCTAGTGGCTGGCCCGGCACTGACTGGGTTGAAGACATTATGCTACGCACCGCTGGCCCCGAAGCTTATAGCCAGTGGGTAGAGCACGACTTGCCCTTCAATTCTCCCGAAGTTGTCAACGCCTTTAACGAATTTGGCGAGATCCTGCTCAACCCTGAATACGTCAATGGTGGGGCCGTTGGCGCAGTGTCTACTCCGTTCGGAGACTCCCCGCAAGGAATTTTTAACGAGCCCCCTAGCTGCTATATGCATAGGCAAGCCAACTTTATCGCCACCTTCTTCCCAGAAGAGACAGAGCCTAGGGTGGACTACGACGTTTTTCCCTTACCGGAGATAGACCCTCGATTTGGCACGCCTATTTTGGTCGCAGGAGATGCTTTTGGCATGTTTAACGATACGCCCGAAGCCAGAGCGCTAATGGAGTATCTAGCGACTCCACAGCCACATGAGATCTGGGCTGGTTTAGGTGGATTCATCTCTCCGCACAAACAGGTTTCGACCGATGCCTATCCAGATATCACTAGCCAGAAGATTGCTCAGATCCTGGCCGATGCCGATGTTGTTAGCTTTGATGGCTCAGATATGATGCCTGGCGCGGTAGGCACTGGCACTTTCTGGTCTGGGATTATTGATTTTGCAGTCGGCGAGTCGGCAGAAGATGTGACTGACTCTATCGAAAATAGCTGGCCCGAATAA
- a CDS encoding M48 family metallopeptidase — protein sequence MEVVVPLHFDSTKLPEILERRRSWILKTRSRLLSEHANTVDSWQAKRPDRILLRWRSPDLNENSLDEDLSNSAPTLSNRTLLETWTIQYVRSPSNRITCIPDSDHRLTLTGSTDHLDACQRVLRQWLAHRAQEELMPWLRQLSFDLDLPCRRISVRGQKTRWASCSSQKNISLNYKLLFLPRPLVHYVLVHELCHTVHMNHSKAFWALVEQKQPDYSWRDQALKKAWRYVPRWVEAR from the coding sequence GTGGAAGTAGTAGTGCCGCTTCACTTCGATAGCACTAAGCTACCGGAGATTCTAGAGCGGCGACGAAGTTGGATTTTGAAAACGCGATCGCGTCTACTAAGTGAGCATGCAAATACTGTCGATAGCTGGCAGGCCAAGAGGCCCGATAGAATTCTCCTACGCTGGCGATCGCCCGACCTGAATGAAAACAGCTTAGACGAAGATCTATCGAACAGCGCTCCTACCTTAAGTAATCGCACCTTGCTAGAGACTTGGACAATTCAGTACGTGCGATCGCCTAGCAACCGTATCACCTGCATTCCAGATAGCGACCACCGCCTCACCCTCACGGGTAGTACTGACCATCTAGATGCCTGTCAACGTGTTCTGCGCCAATGGCTCGCACACCGTGCTCAAGAAGAGCTAATGCCTTGGCTTCGGCAGCTAAGCTTTGATCTAGACCTACCTTGCCGTCGCATCTCGGTACGAGGTCAAAAGACTCGCTGGGCTAGCTGTTCTAGCCAAAAGAACATTAGCCTCAACTACAAGCTACTGTTTTTGCCACGGCCTTTGGTGCACTACGTTCTTGTTCACGAGCTATGCCACACCGTTCATATGAACCACTCCAAAGCATTTTGGGCACTCGTTGAACAAAAGCAGCCTGACTATAGCTGGCGAGATCAGGCGCTCAAAAAAGCATGGCGCTATGTTCCCCGCTGGGTAGAGGCTCGATAG
- the plsX gene encoding phosphate acyltransferase PlsX, whose translation MDSTQVRIAVDATGGDFAPDEVVAGAIRAKEELGIEVLLVGDADQIAASVPKPDLLQGIEIVPAEGTIEMHEEPLSALRRKPKASINVSMDLVKQGRADGVVSAGHSGAAMAAALLRLKRIKGVDRPAIGAVFPTVMAKPVLILDVGANVDCRPKYLEQFAFMGSIYSRYVLGNDEPKVGLLNIGEEKSKGNEAAIAVHRALSQQSAINFVGNAEGRDVLSGDFDVIVCDGFVGNILLKFAEAVGESVLQILREELPQGIAGKVGCTLLKGNLQRIKQRVDHAEHGGGLLLGVAGVAVISHGSSKAPSIFNAIRLAKDAVDNRVIERIEDQYLKVAATVKAKGE comes from the coding sequence ATGGATTCGACGCAGGTACGCATCGCAGTAGACGCGACGGGCGGTGATTTTGCCCCTGATGAGGTGGTCGCTGGCGCGATTAGAGCTAAAGAGGAGCTTGGTATCGAAGTCCTCTTGGTGGGTGATGCCGATCAAATAGCGGCTTCGGTACCGAAGCCAGACTTACTTCAAGGCATTGAGATCGTTCCGGCTGAAGGGACTATAGAGATGCACGAAGAGCCTTTGAGCGCACTGCGTCGTAAGCCTAAGGCGTCTATTAATGTGTCGATGGATTTGGTCAAGCAAGGGCGTGCAGATGGCGTGGTTTCGGCTGGGCATTCAGGTGCGGCGATGGCGGCGGCTCTGCTACGGTTAAAGCGAATTAAGGGTGTAGATAGACCCGCGATTGGCGCAGTGTTTCCAACGGTGATGGCAAAGCCAGTACTCATCTTAGATGTGGGTGCGAATGTTGACTGTCGGCCAAAGTATCTAGAGCAGTTTGCCTTTATGGGTAGCATCTACTCACGCTATGTGTTAGGCAATGATGAACCCAAAGTCGGGCTATTAAATATCGGCGAAGAGAAAAGCAAAGGCAATGAAGCCGCGATCGCAGTCCACAGAGCACTCAGCCAGCAAAGTGCGATCAACTTTGTAGGGAACGCAGAAGGTCGCGATGTGCTCTCAGGTGACTTCGATGTGATTGTATGCGATGGCTTTGTTGGAAACATTTTGCTGAAGTTTGCAGAAGCGGTCGGTGAATCAGTTTTGCAAATTCTAAGAGAAGAACTGCCGCAGGGTATCGCTGGCAAAGTGGGCTGTACCCTCTTGAAAGGGAACCTACAGCGAATTAAGCAGCGGGTAGATCATGCAGAACACGGTGGTGGTCTGCTACTTGGGGTGGCGGGCGTAGCGGTGATCAGTCATGGTAGCTCTAAGGCGCCCTCTATTTTTAACGCGATTCGCCTGGCTAAAGATGCTGTTGATAACCGCGTTATCGAACGGATTGAGGATCAGTACCTAAAGGTTGCAGCGACTGTCAAAGCCAAAGGTGAATAG
- a CDS encoding NAD(P)/FAD-dependent oxidoreductase, which produces MTDGSKRQMAQRGLKIAVVGGGAAGFFGAIAAADQNPNHQVTLYEAGPQPLAKVRISGGGRCNVTHHCFDPAQLVLSYPRGGKALRGAFSRFQPKDTIEWFNRRGVKLKAEADGRMFPVTDDSATIVDCLNRAAQQAGIRIKTRSPITHVEKSGSRFQLRLKSGSVKTEVACDRLLLTTGSSPAGHRIARSLGHVIESPVPSLFTFNIADKRLHQLSGVAVDPVALRLKVDRQLEKASKKKSPSLTQTGPLLLTHWGVSGPAVLKLSAWGARELQQTKYRAQLTINWLPALTQEQVRAKLQEVKANCSRRAIATHSPYAAFSKRLWQYLLQRVNIDSTLTWANLSKKQLNQLVQSLTQSSYDVVGKGAFKDEFVTCGGVRLKEVNFKTMESRQCPGLYLSGEILNIDGITGGFNFQSAWTTGWLAGQAIATTS; this is translated from the coding sequence ATGACGGATGGGTCAAAAAGGCAGATGGCGCAGCGGGGATTGAAGATAGCAGTTGTTGGCGGCGGGGCGGCAGGGTTTTTTGGCGCGATCGCTGCTGCCGACCAAAATCCCAACCATCAGGTCACCCTTTATGAAGCAGGTCCTCAGCCGCTTGCCAAAGTCAGAATCTCTGGTGGTGGTCGCTGCAATGTCACCCATCACTGCTTTGATCCAGCTCAGCTAGTGCTGAGCTATCCCCGCGGTGGTAAGGCGCTAAGGGGTGCATTCAGCCGATTTCAACCTAAAGACACGATCGAATGGTTCAATCGGCGCGGCGTGAAGCTCAAGGCAGAAGCCGACGGCCGGATGTTTCCAGTCACAGATGATTCAGCTACAATTGTTGACTGCCTAAACCGAGCAGCGCAGCAGGCAGGCATACGGATCAAAACGCGATCACCCATTACCCACGTCGAAAAGTCCGGCAGTCGGTTTCAGCTCCGGCTCAAGTCTGGATCTGTAAAAACTGAAGTGGCGTGTGATCGTCTGCTATTGACCACTGGCAGCAGTCCGGCAGGACATCGTATTGCTAGGTCACTAGGTCACGTCATAGAATCTCCGGTTCCCTCACTCTTTACCTTCAACATCGCCGACAAACGCTTGCATCAGCTCAGCGGCGTCGCGGTCGATCCGGTTGCCCTACGGTTGAAAGTAGATAGACAGCTTGAGAAAGCATCTAAGAAAAAGTCACCCAGCCTAACGCAGACAGGACCGTTGCTGCTGACCCACTGGGGCGTCAGCGGTCCAGCGGTGCTAAAGCTTTCAGCTTGGGGAGCAAGAGAATTACAACAGACAAAGTACAGAGCCCAGCTAACCATAAACTGGCTGCCAGCGCTAACGCAAGAACAGGTGAGAGCTAAGTTGCAGGAAGTAAAGGCAAACTGTAGTCGGCGGGCGATCGCTACACATAGTCCCTATGCAGCCTTTTCCAAACGCCTCTGGCAATATCTGTTGCAGCGTGTAAACATTGACAGTACCCTTACCTGGGCTAATCTCTCAAAAAAGCAGCTGAATCAGCTAGTTCAATCGCTTACTCAGAGCAGCTATGACGTCGTTGGTAAAGGTGCATTTAAAGACGAATTTGTCACCTGTGGCGGTGTCCGGCTAAAGGAAGTGAACTTCAAAACCATGGAGAGTCGCCAGTGCCCAGGATTGTATCTCTCAGGAGAGATTTTGAACATTGACGGTATCACGGGTGGATTTAACTTCCAAAGCGCCTGGACAACTGGCTGGCTAGCAGGACAGGCGATCGCGACCACAAGCTAA
- the fabD gene encoding ACP S-malonyltransferase, with amino-acid sequence MAKTAWVFPGQGSQTVGMGADLADVCADRLAEAETIIGRSVLEICQDETLLSDTRYTQPCLYVVECALTDALKDSGQRPNLVAGHSLGEYSALYAASVFSFVEGLKLVKRRAELMSQASEGRMAALMGFDRDQLDAKIAKTVGVVLANDNNAGQVVISGTPAGVDAVIDSVKCKRAVRLNVSGAFHSPLMADASKSFESVLAAIEFDDASIPVMSNVDPTPETNAEILKKRLVQQMTGSVRWREISLGLSEAGVEEVVEIGPGKVLAGLIKRTCKGLKLVNVSNLAAIES; translated from the coding sequence ATGGCGAAAACTGCATGGGTCTTTCCTGGACAAGGTTCTCAGACCGTAGGAATGGGCGCAGATCTAGCGGACGTGTGCGCAGATCGTCTAGCTGAAGCCGAGACAATTATTGGAAGATCTGTCTTAGAGATTTGCCAAGATGAAACGTTGCTAAGTGATACTCGCTATACGCAACCCTGTTTGTATGTAGTTGAGTGCGCGCTTACCGACGCTTTAAAAGATAGCGGGCAGAGGCCTAATCTAGTTGCTGGTCATAGCTTAGGAGAATATTCTGCGCTGTATGCAGCTAGCGTCTTCAGCTTTGTTGAAGGGTTGAAGCTAGTCAAACGTAGAGCTGAGCTAATGTCACAGGCATCAGAAGGAAGAATGGCAGCACTGATGGGGTTTGATCGCGATCAGCTAGATGCCAAAATTGCAAAGACAGTAGGCGTTGTACTAGCGAATGATAATAATGCAGGACAGGTAGTCATTTCAGGCACACCAGCCGGCGTCGATGCGGTAATAGACAGCGTAAAATGCAAGCGAGCCGTCAGGCTAAACGTCAGTGGTGCGTTTCATTCTCCTCTAATGGCCGACGCATCTAAGTCGTTTGAATCAGTACTAGCAGCCATTGAATTTGACGATGCTAGCATTCCTGTAATGTCAAATGTAGATCCAACGCCTGAAACAAACGCTGAGATACTGAAAAAAAGATTAGTCCAGCAGATGACAGGCTCCGTTCGCTGGCGAGAGATTTCTTTGGGATTGTCAGAAGCTGGTGTAGAAGAGGTGGTGGAGATAGGTCCGGGGAAGGTGCTTGCTGGTCTGATCAAAAGAACGTGTAAGGGCTTGAAATTAGTTAATGTGAGTAACCTAGCTGCTATTGAAAGTTAA